A region of the Mycobacterium sp. NBC_00419 genome:
CTACGCCGAGAAGCTCATCACCCATGCCAAGAAGGGCACGCTGCACAACCGGCGTGAGGTGATGAAGAAGATCCGCGACAAGGACATCGTGCACGCGTTGTTCGCCGAGATCGGTCCGTTCTTCGCCGACCGTGAGGGCGGCTACACCCGCATCATCAAGGTGGAGGCACGCAAGGGCGACAACGCCCCGATGGCCGTCATCGAACTGGTCCGGGAGAAGACGGTGACCTCTGAGGCCACCCGGGCTGCCAAGTCCGCCGCCAAGAAGGCCGCTCCGGTCGCTGCTGCGGCCGCGCCGCAGGCTGCGGTGGAGCCCGAGGAAGCGGTCGGCCCCGATGTCGAGAGCATCGAAGCCGTCGAGGCCGAGGACGCCGGCATCGCCGACGCCCAGACCGCCGAGGCCGCTGACGAGGTCGCCGAGGAGCAGGCCGATGAATCCGCCGAGGATTCGGACGCTGACAAGTCCTGACGTTGTGAGTTCGAACGTGCCCGTCACCGATTCCGGTGGCGGGCATGTTCGTCTTCGGCTGGACATTGCTTACGACGGAACGGCTTTCACCGGCTGGGCGGCGCAGGAGGGGCACCGCACCGTCGCCGGCGTTCTCGAGGAGGCGCTGTCGACGGTGTTCCGGGAACCGGTGCGGTTGTTCGCTGCGGGCCGCACCGACAGTGGAGTGCACGCCAGCGGACAAGTCGCCCATGTCGATGTCCCGGCCGATGCACTCGAGCATGCTTATCCGCGTACCCGGCGGCCAGGTGAACTCGAATTCCTGCCACTGGTGCGCCGATTGGCCCGGTTTCTGCCGGAGGACGTCCGGGTGCGCGAGATCACCCGCGCACCAGCCGGTTTCGATGCCAGATTCTCGGCCTTGCGCCGCCACTACGAGTACCGGATCTCGTTATCCCCCTACGGCGTCGACCCGCAACTGGCGCGGTATGTGACGCCATGGCCGCGCCACCTGGATCTGGACGCGATGGCCAGCGCATCTCGAGACCTGTTGGGGCTGCACAATTTCGCGGCATTCTGCCGGCACCGTCCCGGCGCCACCACGATTCGTGACCTGCAGCGGCTGGACTGGGAGAGTGCGGGCGATATGGTGACCGCCTTCGTCACCGCCGACGCCTTCTGTTGGTCGATGGTGCGCTCGCTGGTTGGTGCCCTACTCGCCGTCGGGGAGGGTAGGCGCGAACCGTCCTGGTGCGCAACGCTATTGACGTCAACCGAGCGATCCAGTGCGTTCGCGGCCGCTCCGGCCCGCGGACTGTCCCTGGTCCGGGTGGACTATCCGCCCGATGACGAGTTGGCCGCGCGGATCGCCATCACCCGCGATCTCCGCACGCTCTGATCAGAGCTTGCCGGCCACGAAACCTGCGGCCTGGTCGACTAATCCGGAGTCGATGTAGGCGGCCTGAAGATGCGAATTCCAGTTGTCGGCCCAGCTTTCCGGGTCCATGTTGTCGCTGCAGATCGGATCGTCCGGAGTGCACATGTCGATCGTCTTGTCGCCCCACAGTGGGCTGACGTCGGACACCGGCCCGAACACCTTGCGGGTGCCGTTACCGAAGAGTGCCACCGCGGCGACGTGGCCGTCCATCCCCAGCGGCAGTGGATTGTTGTAGCCGAAGACTGGCGACGGCGCGGCCAGGACCAGGTCGGTGACGGCCGCGCCCAGCGAGTAGCCGCCGAGGACCAGTCGGGTGTTGGGGCACTTGTTCGCCATGTACTGGATGTGCTTGCTCATGTCATTGGCGCCCACGTCCACCTGGTAGTCCGCCGGGTAGTTCACCGCGTAGAAGCCCACATTCTTGGACGTCTTGGAGCGCAAGGCGTCAACGAACGCCACCCCGATGCGGCCCGTGCCCGGCGGCTCGAACCGCCCGCGAGCGAAGACCACCTCGACGTCCGGGCAGGGGGCGGCGTTGGCAGTGGGCAGTGAGGCCGCCGAAAGCTGCGGTGACACCACTGGCGCGAGCAACATCACGGCCGCAGCGGAAAGCACCGCCATCACGCCGTTGAAGAGCCGCTTACTGTGCATCCCGCTATGGTACGCGAGGCCGGAGGTGGGTCGTCAGCAAATAAATTGCGGTTCTACAACAGACCGGCGATGAAGCCGGCTGCCTGGCCGGGGAGCGGGCCGCTCTCGTAGTCGGTATGGGCGAACGGATTGCGGCCCTGCGAGCAGATGGGATCACCGTCGTTGCACAGGTCGATTCCCTTGCCCGCGAACGGTGCGCCCGCGGTCGACACCGGATTGCCGAACTTGGTCGCCGGGTTGCCGAAGACTGCGACGGCGGCGACTTTGTTGGCCACGCTGGAGGGCAGCGGCGGCGCCGAACCGACGTCGCCGATCTTGTTGCCCAGCGGCGGGATGCCCAGCAGCATGTCGACCACCGCGGCGCCTTGGGAGTATCCGCCGAGGACGAACCGGGTCGACGGGCAGGCGGCCGCCGTGGCGAGGATGTGATTGGTGGCATCGGTGGCACCGTCGGCCGCCGCCAGGAAGTCATAGGTGGCGGGGTAGTTCACCCCGTAGGTGCCGATCGTGCGGGCACCGAGCTGGGACTGCAGCGTGTCGGTGAGGGCTTGGCCGACGCGGCCGATACCGGCGGGCTCGCTGGTACCGCGGGCGAACACGACCTGCACGTCCGGGCAGGGATCGGCGGCGGCCGTCGGAGCGGTACCGGCGAGCGTGGCGGCGACGGCGGCCGTGGCCGCCCCGGCAACGCTGAGCCGGTGGGCAATCGTCATGAGCGGCTGGGACACGCGCAAACAACTCCCTCGATCGTGAACAGTCGGCTAATCCTCACACACCGGACCGCGCGACCCAAACCCCTTCTGTGCGCTCAGAGAAGGCCTGCGACGAAGGACGCCGCCTGGTTCGTCATTCCGGTCGAGCTGTAATCGCGATGCGCCGGTACGTCGTCGCCGTCCGAGCACACCGGGTCACCGGCGTTGCACAGGTCGATGGCTTTGGGGCCGTAGACCGCGCTCGAGGTGAGCGGGAGGCCCACCTTGGCGGTCGGGTTGCCGAAGACCGCCAGGGCGGCGATGTGGTCGGCCGCCTCGGGCGGCAGCGGGTTGGTGAACCCCACGGCCGGGAACGGCACCGAGGTGATGACGTCGATGATGGCCGCTCCCTGCGAATACCCGCCGAGCACGAGCTTGGTGTTGGGGCAGGTGTTCATGACGTCCTGGATGAAGGCGCTGGCGTCGTTGGCGCCGTTGGCTGCCGCTAGGAAGTCGTAGCTGGCCGGGTAGTTGACGGCGTAGACGCCCAGCGAGCGGTTGCCCACTTTGCGACGCAGCGAGTCGACGAACGCCTGCCCGACCCGGCCGATCCCCGGTGGTTCGCTGGTGCCGCGGGCGAACACCACCTGGATGTCGCTACAGCCGGCGGCGAGCGCAGTGGGCAGGGCGGCCGGGCTGGCCAGCGTGGCGCCGGCGAGCAGGGCGGTAACGGCGGCACCGCGCAGGGCAAGGGAGATCGTCACGCCGTAATGTTACGCAGGCTAAGCGAATTTCATTCCCCGACGCGCGTCCGCGAATTACGTGCGGGCGCCGGCGGCGACCTCTTCGATCGGCCCGCCGTCTGGCCACGTCGCGGCTGTGACCTCGGCGCTTCGGTCGCCCTGGCGGGCCAGAGCGAGCCCGAGGAGCACCACGACACCGCCGACGCCCTGCGTCACGGTGACCGACTCGCCGAGCAGGACCCACGCGCACAGCACGGCGAAGAGCACCTCACCGAGGCCGACCAGCGAGGCGAAACTCGGACGCAGCCGGGCCACGCCGCTGATGCCCAGGGTGTAGGCGATCGCGGTTGCGACGACGGAGAGCATGATGACCGGCAGGTACCACGGCACGGTCATGCCTGCGACGACCGCGTCATTGGCGGTGAACGTCAGGGGCATGATGCCGGACAGGCCCAGCGCGGCGACCGCGACCGTGCCGACCACCAGGCCACCGGCCGACAGGGTGATCGAGTTCAGTCCGCTGCCGTCGGCGCTGACCTCGTCGGACATCATGAAGTAGCAGGCCGCGCAGATCGCGGCGGCCAGTCCCCACGCCACGCCGACGGCATTGATGTGGGCGGCTCCGGAGAACACGTTCAGCACCAGCATGATGCCCGCAATCGCCAGGCCGACGCCGGCCAGAGTCAGGCCCCGGGGCCGCCGCCGGGTGGTGCCCCAGATCCAGCCGACGACCAGGATCGGGGCGGCGTACTCGAGCAGCAGTGCCACGCCGACCGACAGGTGCGAGACGGCGTTGTAGTAGCAGAGCTGCGCGCCGGCGATGGGGACCAGGCCGTAGGCCACCACGATGCGGGCGTGGTCACGGGCTTCGCGGATCCAGTCCGGTTTGACGATCGTGGCGAAGATCGCCATGACCAGGGCGCCGCCGGCCAGTCGAGCCGTCACGGCGGCGGTCGGTGACCACCCCGCGCCCATCAGAGCTTTGGCGAAGGGGCCCGACATGCCGAACGTGAACGCCGATCCGACCGCGAACATCAGACCGAGCCGAAAGTGGTCCTGACCGCGCACGATTGTCGACATGAGGCACCTCCCCGAATGTAATGAGTAAAATAACGATTGGTCATGACACTACGGCCGGAAGGAGTCATGAGTCAAATGCTTTTTAGTCATGACACCGAGCTCACATTGCGAGCGGCCTGTGCCCTGATCAACAGCGACCGGGTCGAGGGTGAACAGTTGGGTGACCAGCCCGCGCTGGACGCCTACCTGGGCAGCTGGGGCTGGACCGGACGGCGCGACCACGACGACGCCGAACTCGCCTCGGTGCACACGTTGCGTTCGCGGCTGGGCCGGATCTGGGCCACCGCCGACGACGAAGTGCGCGCGGTCGGCCAGATCAACGCTCTGCTGTCGGACACCGAGGCGTCGCCGTGGCTGACCCGGCATCCGGAGATGCCCGAGTGGCATCTGCACCTGGCGTCGATCCACGACCCCTTGGCTCAGCGCATGGGTGCCGAGATGGCGATGTCACTGGCCGACGTGGTCCGCGCCGGCGAACTGCGGCGGCTGAAGATCTGCGCGGCCTCGGACTGCGACGCCGCGCTTCTCGATCTGTCCCGCAACCGGTCGCGGATGTTCTGCGATACCGGCAACTGCGGTAACCGCCAGCACGTCGCCGCCTACCGGGAACGGCGGTCCAAGGAGTCCGACGACTGACTTCCTGCACCTGCTACGGATCCGGGGTGTTGACAGCCGAAAACCCGGGCGCGACAGCTGCTCTACCGTGGGTCCGTGCGGCGCCCCGGATCCCTTCGGCTACAGGCGAATGCCAGCCGGTTCCTCTGGCGCCGAATGGAATACGCACTTCTGGGCCGGCCAGTCGCTGCCGGGCAGGATCCGCTGCGCGCGCAACGCCGCGCGCTGCTCGCCGGGTGCGCGTTGGCGTCGGGTGTCGCGGTGGTCATCGCCTCGACGACGATCGTGCATCCGGTGCCGGCCGACGGCCCGTTGGTGATGTCACGGCA
Encoded here:
- the rplQ gene encoding 50S ribosomal protein L17 is translated as MPKPTKGPRLGGSSSHQKALLANLATSLFEHGRIKTTEPKARALRPYAEKLITHAKKGTLHNRREVMKKIRDKDIVHALFAEIGPFFADREGGYTRIIKVEARKGDNAPMAVIELVREKTVTSEATRAAKSAAKKAAPVAAAAAPQAAVEPEEAVGPDVESIEAVEAEDAGIADAQTAEAADEVAEEQADESAEDSDADKS
- the truA gene encoding tRNA pseudouridine(38-40) synthase TruA, with translation MNPPRIRTLTSPDVVSSNVPVTDSGGGHVRLRLDIAYDGTAFTGWAAQEGHRTVAGVLEEALSTVFREPVRLFAAGRTDSGVHASGQVAHVDVPADALEHAYPRTRRPGELEFLPLVRRLARFLPEDVRVREITRAPAGFDARFSALRRHYEYRISLSPYGVDPQLARYVTPWPRHLDLDAMASASRDLLGLHNFAAFCRHRPGATTIRDLQRLDWESAGDMVTAFVTADAFCWSMVRSLVGALLAVGEGRREPSWCATLLTSTERSSAFAAAPARGLSLVRVDYPPDDELAARIAITRDLRTL
- a CDS encoding cutinase family protein, whose product is MHSKRLFNGVMAVLSAAAVMLLAPVVSPQLSAASLPTANAAPCPDVEVVFARGRFEPPGTGRIGVAFVDALRSKTSKNVGFYAVNYPADYQVDVGANDMSKHIQYMANKCPNTRLVLGGYSLGAAVTDLVLAAPSPVFGYNNPLPLGMDGHVAAVALFGNGTRKVFGPVSDVSPLWGDKTIDMCTPDDPICSDNMDPESWADNWNSHLQAAYIDSGLVDQAAGFVAGKL
- a CDS encoding cutinase family protein, which encodes MTIAHRLSVAGAATAAVAATLAGTAPTAAADPCPDVQVVFARGTSEPAGIGRVGQALTDTLQSQLGARTIGTYGVNYPATYDFLAAADGATDATNHILATAAACPSTRFVLGGYSQGAAVVDMLLGIPPLGNKIGDVGSAPPLPSSVANKVAAVAVFGNPATKFGNPVSTAGAPFAGKGIDLCNDGDPICSQGRNPFAHTDYESGPLPGQAAGFIAGLL
- a CDS encoding cutinase family protein is translated as MTISLALRGAAVTALLAGATLASPAALPTALAAGCSDIQVVFARGTSEPPGIGRVGQAFVDSLRRKVGNRSLGVYAVNYPASYDFLAAANGANDASAFIQDVMNTCPNTKLVLGGYSQGAAIIDVITSVPFPAVGFTNPLPPEAADHIAALAVFGNPTAKVGLPLTSSAVYGPKAIDLCNAGDPVCSDGDDVPAHRDYSSTGMTNQAASFVAGLL
- a CDS encoding EamA family transporter codes for the protein MSTIVRGQDHFRLGLMFAVGSAFTFGMSGPFAKALMGAGWSPTAAVTARLAGGALVMAIFATIVKPDWIREARDHARIVVAYGLVPIAGAQLCYYNAVSHLSVGVALLLEYAAPILVVGWIWGTTRRRPRGLTLAGVGLAIAGIMLVLNVFSGAAHINAVGVAWGLAAAICAACYFMMSDEVSADGSGLNSITLSAGGLVVGTVAVAALGLSGIMPLTFTANDAVVAGMTVPWYLPVIMLSVVATAIAYTLGISGVARLRPSFASLVGLGEVLFAVLCAWVLLGESVTVTQGVGGVVVLLGLALARQGDRSAEVTAATWPDGGPIEEVAAGART
- a CDS encoding CGNR zinc finger domain-containing protein, with the translated sequence MLFSHDTELTLRAACALINSDRVEGEQLGDQPALDAYLGSWGWTGRRDHDDAELASVHTLRSRLGRIWATADDEVRAVGQINALLSDTEASPWLTRHPEMPEWHLHLASIHDPLAQRMGAEMAMSLADVVRAGELRRLKICAASDCDAALLDLSRNRSRMFCDTGNCGNRQHVAAYRERRSKESDD